AGCCGTGGGAGCGTCGGGATGGAGCTTGCTCCATCCTCGTGACTGCGTGCCTTTTGAAGAATGAGCCTGCGAGTTTGCGGTGTGTTGCGAGGTTAACCCGTGTGGGGAAGCCGTAGCGAAAGCGAGTCCGAATAGGGCGATTTAGTAGCGCGCTCAAGACCCGAAGCGGAGTGATCTAGCCATGGGCAGGTTGAAGCGGCTGTAAGAGGTCGTGGAGGACCGAACCCACCAGGGTTGAAAACCTGGGGGATGACCTGTGGTTAGGGGTGAAAGGCCAATCAAACTCCGTGATAGCTGGTTCTCCCCGAAATGCATTTAGGTGCAGCGTCGTGTGTTTCTTGCCGGAGGTAGAGCACTGGATAGGCGATGGGCCCTACCGGGTTACTGACCTTAGCCAAACTCCGAATGCCGGTAAGTGAGAGCACGGCAGTGAGACTGTGGGGGATAAGCTCCATGGTCGAGAGGGAAACAGCCCAGAGCATCGACTAAGGCCCCTAAGCGTACGCTAAGTGGGAAAGGATGTGGAGTCGCAGAGACAACCAGGAGGTTGGCTTAGAAGCAGCCACCCTTGAAAGAGTGCGTAATAGCTCACTGGTCTAGTGATTCCGCGCCGACAATGTAGCGGGGCTCAAGCGTACCGCCGAAGTCGTGTCATTCCAGCAATAAGCCCCAACGGGTGCTGGGATGGGTAGGGGAGCGTCGTGTGCCGGGTGAAGCCGCGCCGGAAGGCAGTGGTGGACGGTTCACGAGTGAGAATGCAGGCATGAGTAGCGATACATACGTGAGAAACGTGTGCGCCGATTGACTAAGGGTTCCTGGGTCAAGCTGATCTGCCCAGGGTAAGTCGGGACCTAAGGCGAGGCCGACAGGCGTAGTCGATGGATAACCGGTTGATATTCCGGTACCCGCTGTGAAGCGTCAAACATCGAGCCCATTAATGCTAAGGCCGTGAAGCCGTCCTGGAGCCTTCGGGCAAAGGGAAGTGGTGGAGCCGCCGACCCAAGGTGGTAGTAGGTGAGTGATGGGGTGACGCAGGAAGGTAGTCCAGCCCGGGCGGTGGTTGTCCCGGGGTAAGGGTGTAGCCCGTTATCCAGGTAAATCCGGATGACATGAGGGTGAGACCTGATGCCGAGCCGATTGTGGTGAAGTGGATGATCCTATGCTGTCGAGAAAAGCCTCTAGCGAGTTTCATGGCGGCCCGTACCCTAAACCGACTCAGGTGGTCAGGTAGAGAATACCGAGGCGTTCGGGTGAACTATGGTTAAGGAACTCGGCAAAATGCCCCCGTAACTTCGGGAGAAGGGGGGCCATCACTGGTGATCGGATTTACTCCGTGAGCTGGGGGTGGCCGCAGAGACCAGCGAGAAGCGACTGTTTACTAAAAACACAGGTCCGTGCGAAGCCGTAAGGCGATGTATACGGACTGACGCCTGCCCGGTGCTGGAACGTTAAGGGGACCGGTTAGTGCGCTTTCGGGCGTGCGAAGCTGAGAACTTAAGCGCCAGTAAACGGCGGTGGTAACTATAACCATCCTAAGGTAGCGAAATTCCTTGTCGGGTAAGTTCCGACCTGCACGAATGGCGTAACGACTTCTCGACTGTCTCAACCATAGGCCCGGTGAAATTGCACTACGAGTAAAGATGCTCGTTTCGCGCAGAAGGACGGAAAGACCCCGGGACCTTTACTACAGTTTGATATTGGTGTTCGGTTCGGCTTGTGTAGGATAGGTGGGAGACTTTGAAGCGGGCACGCCAGTGTTCGTGGAGTCAACGTTGAAATACCACTCTGGTCGTGCTGGATGTCTAACCTCGGTCCGTGATCCGGATCAGGGACAGTGTCTGATGGGTAGTTTAACTGGGGCGGTTGCCTCCCAAAGAGTAACGGAGGCGCCCAAAGGTTCCCTCAGCCTGGTTGGTAATCAGGTGTTGAGTGTAAGTGCACAAGGGAGCTTGACTGTGAGACCGACGGGTCGAGCAGGGACGAAAGTCGGGACTAGTGATCCGGCGGTGGCTTGTGGAAGCGCCGTCGCTCAACGGATAAAAGGTACCCCGGGGATAACAGGCTGATCTTCCCCAAGAGTCCATATCGACGGGATGGTTTGGCACCTCGATGTCGGCTCGTCGCATCCTGGGGCTGGAGTCGGTCCCAAGGGTTGGGCTGTTCGCCCATTAAAGCGGTACGCGAGCTGGGTTTAGAACGTCGTGAGACAGTTCGGTCCCTATCCTCTGTGCGCGTAGGAATATTGAGAAGGGCTGTCCCTAGTACGAGAGGACCGGGACGGACGAACCTCTGGTGTGCCAGTTGTCCTGCCAAGGGCATGGCTGGTTGGCTACGTTCGGAAAGGATAACCGCTGAAAGCATCTAAGCGGGAAGCCTGCTTCGAGATGAGTATTCCCACCCCCTTTGAGGGGTTAAGGCTCCCAGTAGACGACTGGGTTGATAGGCCAGATCTGGAAGCCCGGTAACGGGTGGAGGTGACTGGTACTAATAGGCCGAGGGCTTGTCCTCAGTTGCTCGCGTCCACTGTGTTGGTTCTGAAACCACGAACAACCCCATGCAAGGTCACGCATGGTGCGGTTGACAGTTTCATAGTGTTTCGGTGGTCATAGCGTGAGGGAAACGCCCGGTTACATTCCGAACCCGGAAGCTAAGCCTCACAGCGCCGATGGTACTGCAGGGGGGACCCTGTGGGAGAGTAGGACGCCGCCGAACTTTTTTTGGGAAAACCCCCGCACCATTGGTGCGGGGGTTTTCTGCGTTCCAGGGGTCCTTCTGGGGTCCACGGTGGTTTTTCGGAGAAGGATTAGGGTCGGGATATGCGATACGACCTCGTCATCTTCGACAACGACGGCGTTCTGGTGGACAGCGAGCCGATTTCCAATACGATCCTGGCCGCCTATCTGACCGAGCTCGGGCACCCCACCTCGTACGAGGACTCCCTGCGCGATTACATGGGGGCCGCCGTGCACCGCGTACACGATCTGATTCTCGAGCGGAGTGGGCGGCGGCTTCCCGAGGACTTCGACGACGTCTTTCACGGGCGGGTGTTCGCCGCCTTCGAACGGGAGCTGCGACCCGTGGACGGGGCCGTGGAAGTGCTGGAGAAGCTGGCCGGGGACGGCGTGGCCTACTGTCTGGCGTCCTCCGGGAGCCATGAGCGGATTCGCGTCGGACATCGGAAGGCCGGGCTCGACAAATGGTTCGGTGAGGACCGGGTTTTCAGTGCGCAGGACGTCGGGCGGGGCAAGCCGGCGCCCGATCTCTTCCTGTACGCCGCCGAGCGCATGGGTGTCGCGCCGGAGAAGTGCGTCGTGGTGGAGGACAGCCCACTCGGGGTGCGGGCCGCCGTCGCCGCCGGAATGGACGTCCTCGGGTACACCGCGATGACGCCCGCCGAGCGGCTCACGGGCGCCACCGAACTCTTCGGTGACCTGCGGGAGTTGCCCGACCTGCTCGTATGACGGCAGCCGGGGAGTGGGGCTGACATTTGTCATGGTGAGGTCCGGACGATCGTTCCTGTCGGTGAGTGGGCCGTAGAGGCGAAGCTGAGGTCGTCGCGAAGGAACCGGACGCACACCGCAGCCCGACGGAGGAACCCGATCATGAGCCAGCTCGCCACCGACACACCTGTCGAGTTCCAGCCCCGTGCCGAGGTCGGCCGCGCCCGTACCGCTGCCGGTGATGCCAGTGACGCGGGTGACGCGGGTGACGCCCGCGGCGTACGCAAAGCGCGCGTCGAGTCCCTGAAGCCGCTCGTGCTCGACGCGCTGGTGCCCACCGCCTCGTACTACCTGCTCAGCAAGGGGTTCGGAATGGGCACCATGGCGGCGCTCGCCTGGAGCAGCGTGATGCCTGCTGCGCGGACGGCGTGGGGGCTGGTCGAGGAGCGGCGGGTCAACGGGCTCGCCGCGCTGATTCTGACCGCCAACGTCGTTGGGCTGGGAATGAGCCTGATCGCCGGGGATCCGCGGTTGATGCTCGCCAAGGACAGCGCGATCACGGCGACCGTGGGGATCGCGGTTCTGCTGTCGGTGGTGGCCGGGCGGCCGCTGATGACCGTTGCCCTCAAGCCCTGGGTGACCAAGGGGAAGGCGGCGAGGACCGCGGCGTGGGAGCGGTTGAGCGCCGGGCGGGGGCGGTTCGCGCGGCTGGAGCGGACGTTCTCGGTCGTGTGGGGTGCGGGGCTGTTCGGGGAGGCGCTGCTGCGGGTCGTCGGGGCCTACACGCTGCCCGTCGACACGATGGTGTGGCTCGGTGGGGCGATCGCGGCCGTGACGATCACGCTGACCGTGTGGGTGAGCGGCGCCCTGGCCGTCGCGCCCATGGAGAAGATGGTCGGGAAGGCGGTCGGGGAGACGGCTGGGGAGATGGGCGGGGCGTGCGCTGCGAGGCGCGAAGGGTGCTGAATTGGGTGAGTGATCTATCTACCCACGGGTAGTCCGGGGCCCTACGCTCTGCAGCCATGACCGAAGTGCTGCGGCGCGGCAGGGCCTCGCTGGCGTTCGCGTTCCTGGTGCAGGGCGTGACCTTTGCCCTGCTGGTGACGCGGATCCCGGCGATCCAGGACCGGTACGGGATATCCGACGGGCTGCTGCCCGTCTTCCTCGCGGCGGTGCCGATCCTGGCGGGGGCCGGGAGCGTGGGTACCGAGCAGCTGGTCAAGAAGGTGCCGCCGAGCGTCGTGCTGCGGTGGTCGCAGCCCGTCGTGCTGCTGGCGCTGCTTGGCGTGGGCGCGGGGGACGCGCTGTGGCAGGTCGCTGTGGCGCTCGGGGCGTTCGGGCTCGCGGTGGGTGCGCTGGACGCGTCGATGAACATGCTCGGGGTGAGTCTTCAGCGGGCGTACGGGCGGAGCATCATGCTCGGGTTTCATGCCGCGTACAGCCTGGGCGGGATCGTGGGGGCGTCGCTGGCCTGGGCCGGGGCGCACTGGGATCTGTCGCTCTTCGTCTCCTATCTGCCGGTCGTGGCCGTGCTGCTGCCGGCCGCGCTGATCGGGACTCGGTGGTACGTCGATGCGGAGGCGGCCGAGGGAGGGGCCGGGGCGGAGGCGGGCGGTCGTGGGGACGGCGTCGTGTTCAAGGTGCTGCTTCCGCTCTGCCTGGTGATGACCTTCGCCTACATCGGTGACTCGACCGTCTCCAACTGGAGCGCCAAGTACCTGGAGGACGTGCTGGGGAGCTCGGAGGAGGTCGCCACCGTTCCGTACAACGTCTACATGGTCATGACGCTGGTGGGGCGCGCGCTCGGGGACCTCGGGGTGCGGCGCTTCGGTGCCGTGGCGGTGGTGCGGGCCGGGTCCGTGGTGGCGGCCCTGGGGTTCGCGGTCGTGGCGGTGGCGCCGGGGGCGTGGGTCGGGATCGCCGGGTTCACGGTCCTCGGGCTCGGGCTGTGCGTGATCGTTCCGCAGACGTTCGCCGCGGCGGGAAGGCTGTTCCCGGGGGCTTCGGATGCGGCCGTCGCGCGACTGAACATCTTCAACTATGTGGGCTTTCTGATCGGTTCGCCGCTGGTGGGAGCACTCGGGGACGCCTGGAACTACCGGGGGGCCATGGTCGTTCCCATGGTGTTGGTGCTCTTGACCTTGCCGTACGCCCGTTCCTTCGCCCCGGGACCGGACCGGTACGGTGACGGGCATGAGTGGCCGCGCACAGCTGATGTGGGACGAGGCAGTAACGGGCTATGACTTCGGCCCGGGTCACCCGATGGACCCGGTCCGGCTCGGGCTGACCCGAAGTCTCGTCGACGCCTTCGGGCTCGACCGGGAGCTGGAGGTGGTCTCGGCCAAGCGCGCCGGTGACTCGACGCTGCGGCTCGTGCACCGCGGGGACTACGTGGACGCGGTGAAGGCCGCCTCCGTGGACCCGGCGTCCGCGCGGGGGGAGTACGGGCTCGGCACGGAGGACGACCCGGCCTTCGCCGGGATGCACGACGTGTCGGCGCTTATCGCAGGACAGTCCGTCGGCGCGGCCGAGGCCGTGTGGCGCGGGGACGCGCTGCACGCGGTGAACTTCGCGGGCGGGCTGCACCACGCGATGCCCGGGGGCGCCTCCGGGTTCTGCATCTACAACGACGCCGCGCTGGCCGTCGCCCGGCTCCTGGAACTGGGCGCGGAGCGCGTGGCGTACGTGGACGTGGATGTGCACCACGGTGACGGGGTGCAGGCCGCGTTCTGGGAGGACCCGCGGGTTCTCACGGTCTCGCTCCACGAACATCCGCGGACGCTGTTCCCGCAGACCGGGTGGCCCGACGAGACGGGTGCGGACGGTGCGGCCGAGGGGACGGCCGCGAACGTCGCGCTGCCCGCCGGTACGGGGGACGCGGGATGGCTGCGGGCCTTCCACGCTGTGGTGCCCGAGCTGCTCGCCGAGTTCCGGCCGCAGGTCCTCGTCACGCAGCACGGCGCGGACACGCACTTCGAGGACCCGCTGGCGCACCTCGCGGTGTCGCTGGACGCGCAGCGGGCCGTGCAGGTGGCGTGCCACGAGCTGGCCCACGAGTACGCGGACGGGCGGTGGGTCGCGCTCGGCGGTGGGGGGTACGCGGTGGTGGATGTGGTGCCGCGGTCCTGGACGCATCTCGTCGCCGTCGCCGCGGGGCGGCCGGTCGAACCGACCGCGGAGATCCCCGAGTCCTGGCGGCAGGAAGTCTTCGCCCGCACGCGCCAGTTGGCGCCCGGGCGGATGACGGACGGCCGGTGGCCGGTGGACTGGAAGGGGTGGGAGTCGGGTTACGACCCCGAGGACCGCCTCGATCAGGCGGTGCTCGCCGCGCGACGCGCCGTGTTCCCGCTGCGGGGGCTGCTGGCGTAGCAGGGCCGACGGAGGTTGCCGACGGAGGAGATCGACGGACAGGGCCGACGGAGAGGGCCGGTCCCGAGTATGCCCGTGTTAGCCCAACTGTGGGTGTTTTCCGGGGTTTTGGGGACGCGGGGCGGTGGATGCGCCAGCATCGGCAGCGTGTTGAGCACCGGCGCCCTGCGTGCGCATCTGTTGGCGGCCCGGTTGGCCGGGCCCGTGGCGACCTCACGGGAAGAGAGCCTGCGGAGCTATCGGCTCTTCGCGGCCCGTGACCCGCGGATACTTCTCGGGCTCGACCCCGAATGGGGCTGGGGCCCGGGCGATCTGTTGCGCCTGATGTCGGACAAGTGCGGAGTGTCGGCCGATCCGAGGTGCACCTCGGGAGCCGACGTCATCGATCCGGAACGGACGCTGGTGGCGCTCGACGCGTTCGCGGAACGGCTCGCGGCCGCCGCGCGGAGGCGTCTCCCCGTGCTCTTCGGGACCGGTCACCCGCACCGGCTGCTCGGGTTCTACGCCGCGTTGGCGGACGCCTTGTCGGCGGCCGGATGTCCTGTCCTCACCCCCGCGCAGGGCAACAGTGTCGACATAACGACCCGGTTTGGCCTACGCACGTACAACCTTGACTACGTACAAGGAGTCGCGCTGGTGCGCGAACCCGGCGTGCGTCCCACCGGGAGTGAGACCGGCGCACACACCCACTCACCCCTCCCGATTCGGGCTGCCCTGGATGCCGCAGCGGAGGCCGGCGGACCGCTTCCGGGCTTGGTCGTGGGGGACCACGGATGGGTCTGCGGAGCAGGTCAGCTGGGGTTCGAGGCGATCGGTCTGGCGGATACGGACGATCCCGCGCTGTTCGTCGGGGAGGCCGAGGGGCAGGTGTCCGTCGTCGTTCCGCTTGATGACGCTGTGCGGTCTGATTACTACCGACCGCTTACTCGCTATGTACTCAATCGAGCGTGTCTGTCACAGTAGGCGGCCGATGGCTGCTCCTCTTCCCCACTCGCACCATCCGCCCCTAGTCTGGGGAGTGAGCGCGCAGCGACGAAGAGTCACCGGAAGGGGAAGCCGGTGCCCGTCATGTGCGGAAGGTTCAGGTGGGGTGTCATGGCTGCAGACCAGAGGCCGCTGAACGAGGTTCAGTTTCTGACCGTGGCGGAAGTCGCCTCGGTAATGCGAGTGTCCAAGATGACCGTGTACCGGCTGGTGCACAGCGGTCATCTGCCCGCCATCCGGGTCGGAAGGTCCTTCCGGGTACCGGAGCAGGCGGTTCACGAGTACCTCCGCGAGTCCTATGTGGGGGTCGAAGCAGGTTGAGCGAGGGGTCCCGAGGGCCCGTCGCGCAGGGGTCATGGCCCCTCGATTACGTCCCTCACGCGGGGACGGGTAGGCTAGGCCGACGTAGGTCGTGTGGGCCCAGTCTGCTGCCCCGCACCGAGTGAAGAGAAGTGAGCGAGGGTAGTCGTGGGCTCTGTTATCAAGAAGCGGCGTAAGCGGATGGCCAAGAAGAAGCACCGCAAGCTGCTGAAGCGCACTCGCGTTCAGCGTCGCAACAAGAAGTAGGCGACCGCTGTAACAGCGTGGTCCGAAGCCCTCCCGTCATCCGACGGGAGGGCTTCGGTGTTTTCGGCCGTCTCTGGGTGCACGGACATCACAGCGCAACGTGCACCCGATAGCGTGGTCCGGGACACAGCCGACGGTGGCGCGGCGAGGGTTTGGGGAAAGGCAGGCGCTGATCTTGGGCAAGGTCGTGCTCGTGACCGGGGTGGCCCGACAGCTGGGCGGACGGTTCGTCCGGCGCATCCAGCGAGACCCGGACGTCGACCGGGTGGTCGCCGTCGACGCGGTACCGCCCGAGCACCATCTGGGCGGCGCCGACTTCGTCCAGGCCGACATCCGGCAGCCCACGATCGCCAGGGTCCTCGCCGAGCACGGCGTCGACACGGTCGTGCACATGGACGTCACGGCGACGGCGCTCGGCGGCCGCGGGGGTGGCCGCGGCTCGGTCAAGGAGACCAACGTCATCGGCACCATGCAGCTGCTCGGCGCCTGCCAGAAGTCGCCGACGGTCAAGCGGCTCGTGGTGAAGTCGAGCACCAGCGTGTACGGGTCGGCGCCCAAGGACCCCGCCGTCTTCACGGAGACGACGCCGCCCAAATCGCTGCCCAGCGGTGGCTTCGCCAAGGACGCCGTCGAGGTCGAGGGGTACGTGCGCGGCTTCGCGCGGCGCCGCCCCGACGTCGCGGTGTGCGTGCTGCGCTTCGCGAACATCCTCGGCCCCGCCGCGGACTCCCCGCTCGCCGAGTACTTCTCGCTGCCGGTCCTGCCGACCGTGTTCGGCTACGACCCGCGCCTCCAGTTCGTCCATGAGGACGACGCGGTCGAGGTGCTGCGGCTCGCCTCGCACGAACCGCGGCGCGGCACGCTCAACAGCGGCACGTTCAACATCGCCGGCGACGGCCAGCTGCTCCTGTCCCAGTGCTCGCGGCGGCTCGGCCGCCCCACCGTGCCGATGTTCCTGCCGGCCGTCACCTGGGTCGGCTCCGCGCTGCGCACGCTCGGGGCGACGGACTTCTCGCCCGAGCAGATCAGGCTGCTCACCCACGGCCGGGTCGTGGCCACCCGGCAGATGCGCGAGACACTGGGGTTTGAGCCGAAGTACACGACCGCGGAGACCTTCGCGGACTTCGTACGCAGCCGGGGCCCCGGGCTGCTGCCACCAGGTGCCCTCGCGGGGGCAGTCGACCGGATCGCCGCGCTGCCCCTCGCGGGCGGCCACCCGAGCGCCAACTGAGGAGAGCGTCAACGATGGCGGACGCCAAGGTCATTCCGTTCGACGACGACCGGTCGCGCGGCAGCGCGCAGCGCACCTCGCGCCGCAGGTCCGCGCCCCGGCGCACGGGCGACCCCGTGGCCGGGGTCAAGGCGCTGCCCGGGCAGCAGGAGGGGCCGCCGCAGGACGTGCGGCAGGCCGCGGAGGAGCAGCCGGTGCCCGCGGAGCCGCGGGGGCGGGTGCCGGGGCCGCGGGCCGGTGGTGGCGGCTGGGACCGGCGCATCGCGGGCGGCCTGGCGTTCCTGCGGCGGCGGCTCACGGGTGAGTACGAGGTCGACGACTTCGGTTACGACGAGGAGCTCACCGACCAGGTCCTGATGTCGATGCTCAGGCCGTTCTACGAGAAGTACTTCCGGGTCGAGGTGAAGGGCATCGAGAACATCCCCGCCGACGGCGGGGCGCTGATCGTCGCCAACCACTCGGGGACGCTGCCGCTGGACGGCCTGATGATGCAAGTCGCGGTGCACGACAACCACCCCGAGGGCCGGCACCTGCGGCTGCTCGCCGCCGACCTCGTCTTCATGCTGCCGGTGATCAACGAACTGGCCCGCAAGGCCGGGCACACGCTGGCGTGCGCGGAGGACGCGGAGCGGCTCCTGGAGCGGGGCGAGCTGGTGGGCGTGATGCCGGAGGGCTTCAAGGGCATAGGGAAGCCGTTCAGTGAGCGCTACAAGCTGCAGCGGTTCGGCCGCGGCGGCTTCGTGTCGACGGCGCTGCGCACGGGCTCACCGATCGTGCCGTGCTCGATCGTCGGGGCGGAGGAGATCTACCCCATGATCGGCAACGCCAAGACGCTGGCGCGGGTCCTCGGCATCCCGTACTTCCCGGTCACTCCGACGTTCCCGTGGCTCGGTCCGTTGGGTGCGGTGCCGTTGCCGACGAAGTGGACGATCCAGTGCGGTGAACCGATCCCGACGGACGGGTATCCGCCGGAGGCGGCGGAGGACCCGATGCTGATGTTCAACCTGACGGATCAGGTGCGGGAGCAGATACAGCATTCGCTGTACAAGCTGTTGGTGCAGCGGCGGTCGGTGTTCTTCTGAGGCGACTGTGCCGGGGTGCGTGGAGTCGGCGGACGGAGTCCGACGCAGCCGTGCGAAGCCCGCGAAGCGGTGCGAGGGCGGCGTTGGGAAGGGGTCGGCGGAGGACCCGATGCTGATGTTCAACCTGACGGATCAGGTGCGGGAGCAGATACAGCATTCGCTGTACAAGCTGTTGGTGCAGCGGCGGTCGGTGTTCTTCTAGACGGTGTTCTTATGGGCTAGAGGGTGTTCTTCTGGGCGTGGGTACGCGGCTGGGGCGCCCTCCTCACCAGGAGGGCGCCCCAGCCGCGTACCGGCAAGGACTAGTTCGCGTCCTCGCCCTTGATGCCGAGCTCCGGGAGCTGGAGGCCGGGCAGGAGCGGGGGCAGCGTCACGTCCGGCTCGGCCGGGGAGCTGTGGCGGCCGGGTTTGCTCTTGCCGTCCGAGGGCTCCGGGCTGGTCTTCTCGTCCGGTGGGTCGAGGAGGCCGCCGGTGGTGCCGCCGAGGAGGCCGTCGTCCTTGCGGTCCGACGTGGAGGGCTTCGGCTTGCTGTCGCTGCCCGTCCCGCTGTGGTGGGAACTGCCGCCGCCCGAGGGGTGGGAGGGACGGCCGTCGGAGCTGTCGGAGCCGCTGGGGCCACGTGACGTACGCCCTGTGGAGCCGCCCTTCTCCGGCGCGCTGGGCAGGAGGGAGCGCAGCGGGTCGACCTCTTCGTCTATGGCGTCGAAGACGGAGTTCACCTGCTCTCCGACGTCGCCCAGCTGGACGGGCAGGCGTCCCTTGAGGTCGGTCCATGCCTCGCGGTGCGACCGGGAGAACGCGGACAGCGCCTGGATGGGGCCCAGGGAGCCGTCGCGTTCGTACGCCTCGAGGAGCAGGCGGTGGCCCTCCGCGGCGTCGTGCCGCATGCCGGAGAGGGCTCGCCTGACCTCGCCGAGGGACTCGTGGTCCAGGGCGCCGGAGCGGCCCCGCTCCATGAGCCTGCGGGCTTCGTTCAGGCGGGTCGACGCGTGGTCCAGGTAGATCTGGCCGCGGTCGGTGTCGTCGTCGGCCAGGCCCAGCTTGAAGTCCTCCATGCCGCGCTTGAGGCCGTACAACGAATCGCCGGGGAGCGCGTCGGAGCTGGCCGCGGCCACTCCGCCGAACGCGCCCGCGGCGACGCCGACGGTGAGGCCGCCCGCCGCGATGCCCTTGGACAGGCGGGAGCGCGGCCGCAACTTCCGCAGAGCACCCGCCCGGTGAGCACCCTTGCGGGACCGCTGCTCGGGCACGGCGGGACTGCCGCCCTCGAGGAACATGGCTTCCATCGCGGCCACGAGCTGGGCGCGCTGGACGACCTTGACCTCGGGGTCCAGGGCGGGCTTTGGCAGCGCGTCGAGACCGTCCGCCAGGGCCAGCATGCGGCTCTGCTCGGACGGTTCGGCGCGGCCGGTGGTTTCGGGGGACTCCACGGGTGCGGCCGCGGGTACGGGCGTGGAGTCCACGGACTGCTCGGCCGCCGGACCCTGGTCG
The sequence above is a segment of the Streptomyces sp. Je 1-369 genome. Coding sequences within it:
- a CDS encoding 30S ribosomal protein bS22 — translated: MGSVIKKRRKRMAKKKHRKLLKRTRVQRRNKK
- a CDS encoding HAD family hydrolase, giving the protein MRYDLVIFDNDGVLVDSEPISNTILAAYLTELGHPTSYEDSLRDYMGAAVHRVHDLILERSGRRLPEDFDDVFHGRVFAAFERELRPVDGAVEVLEKLAGDGVAYCLASSGSHERIRVGHRKAGLDKWFGEDRVFSAQDVGRGKPAPDLFLYAAERMGVAPEKCVVVEDSPLGVRAAVAAGMDVLGYTAMTPAERLTGATELFGDLRELPDLLV
- a CDS encoding phosphatase, coding for MLSTGALRAHLLAARLAGPVATSREESLRSYRLFAARDPRILLGLDPEWGWGPGDLLRLMSDKCGVSADPRCTSGADVIDPERTLVALDAFAERLAAAARRRLPVLFGTGHPHRLLGFYAALADALSAAGCPVLTPAQGNSVDITTRFGLRTYNLDYVQGVALVREPGVRPTGSETGAHTHSPLPIRAALDAAAEAGGPLPGLVVGDHGWVCGAGQLGFEAIGLADTDDPALFVGEAEGQVSVVVPLDDAVRSDYYRPLTRYVLNRACLSQ
- a CDS encoding NAD-dependent epimerase/dehydratase family protein, yielding MGKVVLVTGVARQLGGRFVRRIQRDPDVDRVVAVDAVPPEHHLGGADFVQADIRQPTIARVLAEHGVDTVVHMDVTATALGGRGGGRGSVKETNVIGTMQLLGACQKSPTVKRLVVKSSTSVYGSAPKDPAVFTETTPPKSLPSGGFAKDAVEVEGYVRGFARRRPDVAVCVLRFANILGPAADSPLAEYFSLPVLPTVFGYDPRLQFVHEDDAVEVLRLASHEPRRGTLNSGTFNIAGDGQLLLSQCSRRLGRPTVPMFLPAVTWVGSALRTLGATDFSPEQIRLLTHGRVVATRQMRETLGFEPKYTTAETFADFVRSRGPGLLPPGALAGAVDRIAALPLAGGHPSAN
- a CDS encoding DUF5667 domain-containing protein, with protein sequence MIANVSAHRRANAFAQALEEHSDQGPAAEQSVDSTPVPAAAPVESPETTGRAEPSEQSRMLALADGLDALPKPALDPEVKVVQRAQLVAAMEAMFLEGGSPAVPEQRSRKGAHRAGALRKLRPRSRLSKGIAAGGLTVGVAAGAFGGVAAASSDALPGDSLYGLKRGMEDFKLGLADDDTDRGQIYLDHASTRLNEARRLMERGRSGALDHESLGEVRRALSGMRHDAAEGHRLLLEAYERDGSLGPIQALSAFSRSHREAWTDLKGRLPVQLGDVGEQVNSVFDAIDEEVDPLRSLLPSAPEKGGSTGRTSRGPSGSDSSDGRPSHPSGGGSSHHSGTGSDSKPKPSTSDRKDDGLLGGTTGGLLDPPDEKTSPEPSDGKSKPGRHSSPAEPDVTLPPLLPGLQLPELGIKGEDAN
- a CDS encoding acetoin utilization protein AcuC gives rise to the protein MSGRAQLMWDEAVTGYDFGPGHPMDPVRLGLTRSLVDAFGLDRELEVVSAKRAGDSTLRLVHRGDYVDAVKAASVDPASARGEYGLGTEDDPAFAGMHDVSALIAGQSVGAAEAVWRGDALHAVNFAGGLHHAMPGGASGFCIYNDAALAVARLLELGAERVAYVDVDVHHGDGVQAAFWEDPRVLTVSLHEHPRTLFPQTGWPDETGADGAAEGTAANVALPAGTGDAGWLRAFHAVVPELLAEFRPQVLVTQHGADTHFEDPLAHLAVSLDAQRAVQVACHELAHEYADGRWVALGGGGYAVVDVVPRSWTHLVAVAAGRPVEPTAEIPESWRQEVFARTRQLAPGRMTDGRWPVDWKGWESGYDPEDRLDQAVLAARRAVFPLRGLLA
- a CDS encoding MFS transporter; translated protein: MTEVLRRGRASLAFAFLVQGVTFALLVTRIPAIQDRYGISDGLLPVFLAAVPILAGAGSVGTEQLVKKVPPSVVLRWSQPVVLLALLGVGAGDALWQVAVALGAFGLAVGALDASMNMLGVSLQRAYGRSIMLGFHAAYSLGGIVGASLAWAGAHWDLSLFVSYLPVVAVLLPAALIGTRWYVDAEAAEGGAGAEAGGRGDGVVFKVLLPLCLVMTFAYIGDSTVSNWSAKYLEDVLGSSEEVATVPYNVYMVMTLVGRALGDLGVRRFGAVAVVRAGSVVAALGFAVVAVAPGAWVGIAGFTVLGLGLCVIVPQTFAAAGRLFPGASDAAVARLNIFNYVGFLIGSPLVGALGDAWNYRGAMVVPMVLVLLTLPYARSFAPGPDRYGDGHEWPRTADVGRGSNGL
- a CDS encoding VC0807 family protein, coding for MSQLATDTPVEFQPRAEVGRARTAAGDASDAGDAGDARGVRKARVESLKPLVLDALVPTASYYLLSKGFGMGTMAALAWSSVMPAARTAWGLVEERRVNGLAALILTANVVGLGMSLIAGDPRLMLAKDSAITATVGIAVLLSVVAGRPLMTVALKPWVTKGKAARTAAWERLSAGRGRFARLERTFSVVWGAGLFGEALLRVVGAYTLPVDTMVWLGGAIAAVTITLTVWVSGALAVAPMEKMVGKAVGETAGEMGGACAARREGC
- a CDS encoding lysophospholipid acyltransferase family protein, which produces MADAKVIPFDDDRSRGSAQRTSRRRSAPRRTGDPVAGVKALPGQQEGPPQDVRQAAEEQPVPAEPRGRVPGPRAGGGGWDRRIAGGLAFLRRRLTGEYEVDDFGYDEELTDQVLMSMLRPFYEKYFRVEVKGIENIPADGGALIVANHSGTLPLDGLMMQVAVHDNHPEGRHLRLLAADLVFMLPVINELARKAGHTLACAEDAERLLERGELVGVMPEGFKGIGKPFSERYKLQRFGRGGFVSTALRTGSPIVPCSIVGAEEIYPMIGNAKTLARVLGIPYFPVTPTFPWLGPLGAVPLPTKWTIQCGEPIPTDGYPPEAAEDPMLMFNLTDQVREQIQHSLYKLLVQRRSVFF
- a CDS encoding helix-turn-helix domain-containing protein: MAADQRPLNEVQFLTVAEVASVMRVSKMTVYRLVHSGHLPAIRVGRSFRVPEQAVHEYLRESYVGVEAG